TTACAATCATCTGTCTGCATTCTTCTATCTCTCTTTTTCTTCCAAGGAAGTTTTGATTATTGCTTATGTGCCCTCCGGTAACAGATCCTCCTGCATTTATAACATCACCCTGAAGTGTAACTATTTTTATGGAGTTTCCCATGCGTTTAGAAATCTTAAATCCGTTATTTAAGTTATCGACTATCAGAATTCTTCCAAGGAGATGTTTGATTACCGGCTGGAATTTAGCTTCTGTTTTTACAAGCATGTCGCCGGTGTTAATAACATGATCGTCCTCTAAAATTTCCCTTTCTGATTTATTCAGACTTCTTTGCTGGAGGTTGTTTATAGGCAGGAATGTCACTCTTCCTATTTTGTTCTTTTTTAGGTATTCAATTATATCTTCAGCTTCTTTACCTGTGTTTACAATTATATTCTGAATGGATGAGCCCAATGCCACTTCAACCGCAGTTTCAAACCGCTTTTCAGTCTTAATTATGTCTGCCACCGTTCCAAGCACAGAGCTTAGCACGGGTACTTTCTTCTTATTGTTCATAACGGTCTTAATGCTCTTATAATATCCGTCATAGTAGGATTCCATATTTGACAGAACGTTCATCTTGGACTTGTAGCTGCTTATATTTTCATTTATTTTACTTATATCCGACGCAAGCTTTTCTTTATCAGTTTCAGATTCGCCAAGATTTTTTTCAGCATTTTCAAGCATTAGCTTTTTTTCTGATATTTCTTCAGAAATTTTCGACTGTTCAGATTCAGTTAACCTGATTGTTTCAAGCATGCCTTGTTTTTCATCTTCTTCTGATGATATTTCTGAAAGGAAATTTTCTATTCGTTCATTGTCATTTAAAATGAAGGACTCTATTGTGCTTCTGCGGCTGTTTAAGCCGTTAATTTCCTTATGCAGCTCAAACAGCTCTGTTTTCTGCTTTTCTATGCTTTGAATTATTTTATCTATCTCATTTTTGTATGACTGTATTTCTTCATTCATGGAATTAAATTTTTCCATGTCGTTATGCAAACTATCTTCAAGAAGTTTTTTCTCTTCTGCCAGCTTGGCAGAATTTTCTGAAAGTTCTGAACTTCTTTTTTCTATCTCAGATATTTCTGTCTTTACATTGTCAATGTTGCTTTCATATAAGAGCTTTTTCTCCTTATGAACACGGCAAAGGCTCTGGCAGTCATCATACTCCTTACTTTTTGAATCTTTGCTCGATTCTAAAGCCTTTATTTCACTCTGCATTTCCGTAATTAATTCTTTTTGTTTAGCGATTTGCTCCTGAAGAGCATCCCGCTTTTTCTGCATATTTATTTTCTGCTCAATAGCAATGCTTCTCTGGTTTTGCAATCCTTTAAGCTGTTCGCTGTGCTTTTCAAATTCATGCGCAAGATAATTCAGCTCAAATTGCTTTAAGCTTTCTTTCAGCTCTATGTATTTCCTTGCCTTAATGCTTTGCTCCGAAAGCGGAAGAATGCGTTCCTCCAGCTCATGGACTATGTCCTCGACCCTATCAAGGTTGTCCGAAGTTTTTGCAAGCTTTCTTTCTGATTCTTCTTTTCTGGTCTTGTACTTAACTATTCCCGAAGCTTCCTCAAATACCTTTCTCCTTGTGTCCGAGTTAGGGCTCAGTATATCTTCCACGCGGCCCTGCCCTATGAATGAATATCCTTCGCTTCCTATTCCCGTATCCATGAACAGTTCTTTCACGTCTTTTAGCCTGCACTGCTGTTTATTTATGTAGTATTCGCTCTCACCAGTTTTGTAAAGCTTCCTTTTTATGCTTACTTCCTTGTATTCAAGGGGAATGTCACCTGATTCGTTGTCAAAAATAAGGTTAACCTCAGCGTATCCTAAGGGCAGCCTTTTTTCGGTTCCGGCAAAAATTATATCGTCCATTTTGCCGCCTCGCAGCGATTTTGCGCTTTGTTCTCCCAAAACCCATTTAACAGCATCCGATATATTGCTTTTTCCGCTTCCATTTGGGCCTACCACAGCTGTAATACCTTTTTCAACAATTATTTCAGTTTTTTCTGCAAAGGATTTAAACCCGTTTATATAAACCTTTTTTAAATACATTTTTACCCCCGGTGCGCAAGATAGTTTTTAAATATGTCTTTTTTCTCAAAGCTTCCCAGCTTACGTTTATCTGCATATATTTCTATCAAATTGTCATCCTCTGAATTTTTAAACCTTACTGAGCTTATTCCGTATCTTTCTTTCAAAATTCTTATGTTTGCTTTTTTCTGTCCTGCAATGCTGCTTACCAGCTTTTTGTTCGCTGCAACGGTAATATCTTTACCATTAAGATTGCATCCTTCTAAAATTGGAATTATAGAAGACAGGTACAGCTGTTCCTCTACCAGCTGCCTGAAGGCAGGATGAAACGGACCTGCCACAACATCTTCACCCTCATTTATGGAATCCGTATTCTGCAGACCTATACGTATAACATCTATATTATTTACTGAATAATTGCTGTACAAATATGCTGAGATTTCTACAGCTTCTTTAACAGTGAGCGGCTTGTAGATTCCTTCCCTGTACATATCCAGAAGTGCAGTATCTTTTATTGTCAGTGTGGGGTAAATTCTCACCATATCAGGTTTCATCGCTATTGAATCAACGCCTGTCCTTTTATCCTTATCACTGCTGCTTCCCGGAAGTCCAGGCATAATCTGATGCCCCAGAACAAATCCGTATTCTTTTATCAGAGCACTGGCCTTAACCGAATCTTCAGACGTATGCCCTCTGTTTGATAATTTGAGCACTTCATCATCTAGGCTTTGTATTCCAAGCTCTATTATATCCATGCCGTATTTTTTTTGAAGTTCTAATATGTCAGGAGTAATTGCATCCGGCCTTGTGGAGCATCTTATGCTTTTAACAACACCTAAGTCCTTGTAATGCTTTCCCACCTTCAACAGTTCCTCCTGCACACGGAGGTCTATTGCCGTAAATGAACCGCCAAAAAAAGCAAGTTCCGTATAAGTATGTTCATCTATTGTTTTTCTGTACTCTTCTACTATGCTTCTTACATACTCCGCGTTTGCCGAAACAGTTCCCATCCCGGTAATTCTTTTCTGGTTGCAGAACACACAATCGTTTGGGCAGCCTATGTGAGGAACAAACACAGGTATGATTTTCATCTTATTACTCATCTAACTGACCATCTGCCTTAAGCGCATTTTTTGCGGCATCCTGCTCAGCCAGCTTCTTGCTTTTCCCTGCTCCCTTTCCAACAACGGTTTTGTTTACAAGCACGTTTACATGGAACATCTTTTCGTGATCCGGGCCTTCTTCCTTAGTTACCACATAGCGTATTTTGCAGCTTTGCGTGTGGCTTTGGTAATACTCTTGAAGGTAAGACTTAAAATCCGTTACAATTTTTCCCTTAACTGCAAGCTGTATATACTTAGTAAGATTCGCAAGTACAAAGGTTTCTGCTTTTCTGTAGCCTCCATCTATATAGATTGCCGCTATTATTGCTTCAACTGCATCTGCTAGAATGGACTTTCTCTCTCTTCCTCCCGAAGATTCTTCTCCTCTGCCCAGCAAAAGATACTTGCCCACATTTAATTCGGCTGCAACTAAGCTCAGCGTGTCCTCACACACAACCTGAGATCTCAGCTTTGTTAGTTCTCCCTCGGGATAATCCGGAAATTTGTCAAATATGAAGCGACTTACAGTAATGCTTAAAACAGCATCTCCTAAAAATTCCAGTCTTTCATTATTTACTTTGTTGTAAGATTTATCCTCATTGGAATATGAACTGTGGGTAAGGGATTTTTCCAAAATATCTATGTTATCAAACTTATAGTTGATTATGTTCTCGAATTCTTTCAATTCTTTAATATCTATTATCACGGTTCCTCCTGCATACTGTAATTCCTTATTATGCCTATGAACGCTTTCATAAATATAATAAGTAACTATAGTATTGTAATTTTAATATACAGGACGCATCTCTGCGTCCCTGGATTATTTATTAATGCTCTTGCATATCAATGTTTTCTTCTAAGTAATTAACTATATCTCCTACTGTAGTTATTTTTTCTATGCTTTCATCATCAATTTCAATGTCAAATTCATCTTCCAATGCCATCACCAGTTCAAACAGTGTTATTGAATCTGCTTCTAAATCGTCGGCAAAAGATGTGTCCATCGCTATTTCTTCCGGATCAACACCTACTTTTTCTGCCACAATATTCCTGATTTTTTCAAACATGTTAATCACCTCCTCATTATGCTTTCTTCTATTAATTCATTTACATTATTTTCAAAACAAATTTTTGCCTGGCGTATGGCATTCTTAAATGCCTTGTCATCTGAGCTGCCATGAGCTTTGACAACTGTTTCCTTCACTCCCAGTATGGGGGCTCCGCCGTGCTCGGAATAATCCAATTTGCTTTTAAATTTAAGTAATGCTGGCTTAATAAGAGCTGCACCTATTTTAGTTCTTGTCGAGGACATGAGTTCGTTTTTTATACCCTTCATAAGCTCCAATACGGTTCCTTCAAGGGTCTTTAAAATCATATTTCCAACAAATCCGTCACAAACTATTATATCCGCTTTTCCGTGAAGTATTTCTCTAGCCTCTATGTTGCCTGTAAAATTTAACGGCAGTGCTGTATTCTCCAAAAGGCTGTAAGTTTCCAGCGTAAGCTTATCGCCTTTCGTTTTTTCAGTTCCTATATTGGCAAGAGCTATTCTCGGAGATTTAAGGTCAAATACCTTCTTTAAATATATATCTCCCATAATTGCAAAATCATAAAGAAATTCGGGCTTAGAATCCACATTGGCCCCCGAGTCTATTAACAGTGCAAATCCACCGTTCATATTGGGAATTAAGGAACCTATTGCAGGTCTTTCAATTCCTTTGATTCTTCCTGCGATCAATGTTGCTCCGGCTAACAATGCTCCTGTGCTGCCCGCCGATACTATTGCATCTGCTTCTTTGCTCTTGACAGCATTTAAGGCCTTCACAAGTGAAGAATCTTTTTTGCGTCTCAGGGCCATTACAGGTTTATCATCATTGCTGATTACTTCTTCAGCATTAATTATTTCTATATTATCAAAATCAGAAGTATTTTTTTCAAGCTCTCTTTTTATTTCAGTTTCTTTGCCTGAAAAAATAATACTGACATTGTATTCATCTCTGGCATTTACAGCTCCCCTCACTATGGCTTCAGGAGCATTATCGCCTCCCATTGCATCTACAGCAATCCTCATTACAACACCTCTTTTTCGAATTTGCTCTAAAAAATAACCCGGCGCGGAAATAAATGTAAAATTCGGCGCTTCTTATTTTTACATAGACTAGTATAACTTAGAGCATTGTAATTTGCAATAAAAAAATAGTGCCTCAGCACTACTTTTTATCTCTTTTTCCAATATAAAGCTATATAAGTATCATTTCAATTATTCAACGCTTATAACTTCTTTACCGTCATAATATCCGCAAGCTGCACACACTCTGTGAGGAAGCTTTGTTTCATGACACTGCGGACACTCAATTAAATTTGGGGCTGTTAATCTTGATTTTGCTGTTCTTCTTCTATCTCTTCTAGCTTTGGAAGTTTTTCTCTTAGGTACTGCCATTTATAACACCTCCTTAATCCTTTAACAGGTCTTTTAATTTATCAAACCGCGGATCTGTTATGTTGTCTTCACATTTACATTTTTCAATATTTAAATTAACTCCGCAATTCGGGCATATGCCTTTGCAATCATTTTTACACAAAGATTTCATAGGCATAGATAAATAAATCATTTGTTTTATGGTTTCTTCTAGGTCAACACATCCATCAGTTACGTGCAACATAATCTCATCAGATTCGCTATCATCTTCATCAACCTGATTCGTTAATACTGCTTCAAACTTTGTTTCAACTGTATTGTCAAAAGGAACAAGACATCTTGCGCATTCATCATCAAATGTATACTTTATTGTCCCATTTAAAACGACATTCTCATCAACTTTGAAAATATCACCGATGAAGTTTATATCCTTATGAAGATGTGTTTTTGACAAAAAATCTTCGTCATCTATTACAAAGTTTTCATTTACTTTAAATGAAATCTGATTAGACGATAAAAACTTATTTATTCGAATTAACATAATACCACCCTTTTTATTCGCAGAGTTAATTATATGAGAAAAAAAATATTTTGTCAAGCAATTAATTTTACAGTTTATTTTTCTGCAAGTGCTTTTGTATCTCTTGCTATCATTAACTCTTCATTTGTAGGTATAACAAATACCTTTACTTTTGCTCCGTCTTTTGATATTTCAACTTCTTTTCCTCTTATGTTGTTCTTTTCTTCATCAATTTCAATTCCGAGGAATTCAAGACCTTTACAAATTTCTTGTCTGTTAGAAGCTGAATTTTCACCTAATCCTGCTGTGAAAACTAACACATCTACTCCACCCATAGCAGCAGCATATGAGCCTATATACTTTCTAACAGTGTAATCGAATTTTTCTAATGCAAGCTGTGCTCTTTTATTTCCTTCTGATGCAGCTGATTCTATATCTCGGAAATCACTGCTTACTCCAGAAATTCCAAGAACTCCTGATTTTTTATTCATTAAATTATCAACCTGCTCTGCAGTCATGTTCTTGTTGTTCATTAAGAATGTAACTATAGCAGGGTCTATATCTCCGCATCTTGTTCCCATTACCAAGCCTTCAAGAGGAGTCATTCCCATGCTTGTGTCAACTGATTTACCGTCTTTAACAGCAGTTAAACTTGCTCCGTTTCCTAAGTGGCATGTAATTACTTTAGTGCCTTCCAAGCTTTTTCCAGTCAATGCAGCAACTCTTTCTGTTACATATTTGTGTGAAGTTCCGTGGAATCCATATCTTCTTATAGCAAGATCTTCATAAAGCTCGTATGGAAGTGGATATATATATGCTTCAGCCGGCATTGTCTGATGGAAAGCAGTATCGAATACTCCTACCATAGGTACTGTCGGCAGTAATTCCTTGCATGCTTCTATACCGATTATGTTTGGCGGATTATGTAAAGGCGCGAGAGGAATGCATTCCTTCATAGCTTTAATAACTTCGTCATTAATTAATACTGAGTCGGCAAACTTTTCTCCGCCGTGAACAACTCTGTGTCCTACAGCATCTACCTCATCCAATGATTTAACTGCGCCATGCTCAGGATCTACAAGAGCTTTCAGCACAAGGTTGATAGCATCTTTATGGTTTTTTAATACTTCCTTGATAACAACCTTGTCCAGACCTGTTTTTTCATGTTTTAAAACACTACCTTCAATTCCTATTCTTTCAACCAGGCCTTTAGCTAATACACTTTCATCATTCATGTTTATCAACTGATATTTTAATGATGAGCTGCCACAGTTAATTACTAATACATTCATGTTTGTCCTCCATAGTTAATTATATTGTTATATAAAATCTCTTAGATTTTAAAACTCTGTTGCGGTCAGCGCGCACGCTGTCCATTAATTTTAACTGCACTTTACTATTCTTACAAATTTTCTGTTGTTTAATACCAAAATGTCACAGTTCGATATTATAAAGTCCCACAAATTTGTATCATCTGCGATTCCAAGGTATAAAAGCACAGCTTGTATCACTCCGAAATGCGTTACTATAAGTGAATTATCAGGAACATTATCAATAAATTCCGAAATTCTTGCAATAATATCTGTGTAACTTTCACCTTGAGGAAATTTAAATTTATGCTGCACTGCCATCCAGTCTTCGGCTTCTTTAACATAGGATGCTGTTATTTCCTCCCATGTCATATTCTCGAACAAGCCGAAATTGACCTCTGCAAGGCATCTCTCCGTTTTTATTTTACTTTCCTCAAAACCAATTTCACTGCCGATAATTTTTGCGGTAATACTAGCCCTTATTAGCGGACTTGCATAAATATTTGATATATTTTCATGTTTTAATCTTCTGCCTGCAAGAGCAGCTTGTTCTTTTCCGCGTAAGGACAGCTTAACATCCGTAATTCCGCAGAATTTTTTATTTATATTTGCCTCTGATTCTCCGTGGCGCACTAAGTATATCATAATTATCCCTGTAAAAAAAGTACCAATATCATAAATATTACTTGACTAACCTCTGCTATAAAGCCGCATGTATCTCCGGTCATGCCTCCTATTTTGTCCTCAATTCGGCATGATATAAAATAGGATGCCACGATAGAAGCAAAACAAGCTGTAAGAATAATCATCCTGCCCGGCAAAAGAATGCCCAGAAATATCAATATCGTTAGATTTATAACAAGAACTTTCGTGCTTATAGACTCTATGAACAAAGTACCCATTCCCTTTGTTTTTTTTGCGTATTTTTTATTCCATGATGCTGTTATTACTGAAGCTCTTCCAACCACAGGCATCATAAAACATGTATAGATATCCGTATAGGAGAATAATAAAATCTGGGAAAAAATAATTATTATAAGACTTATGACACCAAAGGCACCTATATGTGAATCACTCATTATTTCAAAGATTTTTCCGCCTGTTCTACCGGAAAATATTCCATCGGATGTATCTGCAGCTCCATCCAAATGTATGCCTCCTGTCACTGTTATATACGCAACGGTAAGCACCAGACCTTTAAGCAATAAAATATATGTATAGCCTAAAATCACATGTATCATTCCTAAGAACAGCCCTATAACTGCCCCAATCAAAGTATAAAGGCTCAGCGCCTTTTTAAAATTTTCCTCTTTATATTCAATTCTCTTTCCTACTGGTATCCTTGTAAAAAAAGATATTAAAGTTAAAAATCCGGTTCCCATTTTACAGCTTCACCCCTTGATTTAAGTTTAATAGGTATGCCTGAAAAAATAAAATACATGAAATCGGATTTTTCTGCAATTTCTCTATTGATTCTGCCGCTCATATCTCTGAAATAATTACCCATATAGTAGGAAGGCACTACTCCCATTCCTGTTTCATTGGACACTATTATCAGTTTTTTGTTATGATCATTGCACACCTTTATTAAATTCAAGACCTCCAGTGTTATTCTTTTTTCAAGATCATTTACCTGGGATGCCTTGCAGCTGTCAAAATCAATTTTACTGTCAAACATAAAATTACCGATCAAAGTAGTAATGCAGTCAATTAAAATCACTTCACACTCTTCAAATTTCTTGAATTTTATAAGTTCGCCGAAGTTTGAATACATTTCGATAGTGCTCCATGACTTCGGCCTCTGCTCCCTATGCTTTCTCACTCTGTCTTCCATAGCCTGATCCGTTATAACCGACGTAGCCAGATAAACAACCTTATCGCTGTATTCTTTTGCCTTTTGTTCTGCAAATGTGCTTTTTCCGCTTCTGGCACCGCCTATTACAAAAGTTACGCTCATTTTATCACCAATTCCTACTATTTTTGAATAAGCCTTAAATATTATATCACCTATTGATAAAAAATCAAAGAAAAATCTTCATATATCAAATACAGCTTACGGTTAATCCGTATAAGGATGATAGCACTATTTTGGTAATTTTAATAAGCTCAGATGCTGTATTTAAAATCACTTAGTTCATTAAGACAACACAATATACATATACTACTTCTTAACTTCTAACAACCAAGTTATTCCAACAATGCTATTCTCCAGATCGTCACATTCATTTATTTGACTTTGCACATAACTATCAAACAGCTTTCTTTTTTCAGGATATTCAACGCTCAATTCATCAGCTCGAATAGAAATAAGCCTGGTATTTTCATCATTTACATTCTCTTCATCCAAGCCGGAGACAATTCTATCGACAAGCTTTACACCGGTTTTATCGAAAACTGACATCCATTGCTGATAAGTTAAGTAATCATGTTCAAATTTTATATTTTTAGTTTCTGCATCTTTTAAATAAGCATCATCATATATTATAAAACCATTGGTTTTAAGCGTATCCTTTAATTTTAAAATTACATCTTCAGGTGTGCCGAGTACATCACCGACTGCCCCATAAATAACACAATCATTATCTCTTTCCCCTGTAATAGCCTGATATATGTTTCCGATCGAAAATTGACATAAAGAAGCAACTCCCATATCCGTGGCTTTTTTATGAGCATAATTAATAAATTCAGGAACAATGTCAATACCCTTTATTTTTACATTAAATTCTTTTGCAATTTTAATACTAACAGCACCTTTACCGCATGCCAAATCCAAAAATTTTGTATTTTCATTTAAAATCATATGTTTTTTGATAAGATAAATCATATCGTCCGGACTGCTTCCCAACTCCCATATGTCCTGTAAAAGATATGGCAAAAATGGTAATAATTCAATACTTTCTGCAGTTAAAGATTTTGCTAATTTTTCTTGTGTCATCTTGTTCGTTTCATTAGACATAATAACCTCCATATTATAAAAAATTTGCTCCTTTACCGGAACTTTACCTAATATATTGATTTTTAGGTGTTTCATATATAAATAAAATACCTTTTTATTAATTACCCTTCAATACGCATTTTTGCTTTTCTAGCATTGGCTCAAATATAAGATAAAGTTCTTCCGAATCTTGCTGTTTTACATAAAGGATAAACACAAGACTGTAACGCTATTTAATACAACTAATAAAATTTCAATTCCCTATCATACCTTTTTCTTTATAAGTTAATTAACTTTTATTAAATTATAAACTAACAATCCAATAATATCAATAATATTTGACAATATACGGAAGTATAGTTATTATTATATAAAATATAAAAATATGTGGTGAAGTTATGAAAATTACAGGTATTGTTGCAGAATATAATCCATTTCACACAGGTCACGAATATCAGTTAAAAAAAGCCAGGGAATTATCATCCTGTGACGGGACTGCTGTTGTTATGAGCGGAAACTACGTCCAGCGCGGTGAGCCTGCCATTATAGATAAATTCAAGCGAGCCGAGGCAGCAGTACATGGAGGAGCTGATTTGGTTATAGAACTCCCCATGCCTTTTTCCTTTCAAAATGCAGAAATGTTTGCCATGGCTGCAGTCAGAGAATTGAAAAAGTTACCTGTCAGCAACCTTAGCTTCGGCTGTGAATGCACGGATATTAAATTGTTAGAAAAAACAGCTTCAGTTCAACTGGATGCTGAGTTTAACAATGAGCTTAAGTGCGAAATAAAAAAAGGGATGTCCTATCCAAAGGCACTGTCAAATACAATATGCTCATTTTTGGGAGAGCAGGCTTCTATTCATGCATCCAGTCCAAATAATGTTCTAGGCATAGAATACATTAAAAGTTCAATTAAACAGAATACAGGCTGGAAATACATTCCCATAGAACGCATTGGTAAGGGTCATAATGATTTTAGATCAACAGGCAGCTACGACAGTGCCACCGCCATAAGAAAAGCAATTTTAAAATCACAGGGTGCTAATGTATCGGTAACTCCGAAAAGCAGAGAAATGATTGACATGTTTTATAATAATCATGAAAAACTAAACAGTCTCGACAATTATCTGGAGATTCTATATTACAGAATTATTCAACTGGGGCCTGAAGGGCTGAATAAAATTTATGAAGTTTCTGAGGGGCTTAACAACAAAATATATTCAAATGTTTTCTTGCATGAAAACATAGATGATTTAATCATGTCTCTGAAGTCAAAGAGATACACATATTCCAGATTAAGAAGAATGCTTTTGAATATATTGCTGGGGATTACCTATGTAGACATAAAACATTTTATGTATTCAAATACAAACTATATAAAAGTGCTTGCATTTAACGACACCGGTAGAATGATTATCAAAGAAGCAAAAAAAAGCGGAACCATTATTATCAACAGGTATTCTGACTATAAAAAACATAATTTATCTGATGACGAAATGCGTCTCTTCCGCCTTACATCAAGAGCAACAGATATTTACAACATTCCTTTGAAAAACAGAAAAGCCAATTTTGAATATACGAAAAATTCCATATACGTGAAAATATAAAAAATATGCCTGTACCGCTAAGGCTTCATCTTAGCAGTGCAGGCATTTTCTACATTTTATTCATAGGTTCCTTTAACCATGATTTTTCCATTGTCAAGCATTAATCTTCCTTTTGCTATTACTGATACTATATCCATTTCTTTATTTACAATCAGCACATCTGCATCTGAGTTTTCACAAACTACCCCTTTTTTAGGATATATTTCTAGCGCCTTAGATACATTTGTGGTAAAGAAAGGCAATGCGTCTTCAATGCTGAAATTTAAATTACTAACCATATTTTTAAATTCATTGTAAAGACTGCTTACGGACGAAACACCTATTTCTAATATGTTTCCTGCCGAGTCATAATTTGACCAGCTTCCGTATCCATCAGAACTCACGGTTATATTTTCAAGTGGCACACCCATTTTCTCAGCTTGTATAATTACATTTGAAGGAGACATTTCATCTGACATTCCGCATGTTAAATCTATTATTCCACCTTTTTTGGCATAATCAAAGGATTCAAGAAGCAGTTCTCTTTTCCTGTTTACATGGGTTGGCCTTATTACTTTAACAGGTATTTCAGTTTTTTCAAGCACTTCATTTACTAATCTCAGTCCAGCATCACCATTACCCATATGAGCAGTAACAATTCCTGCTTTTCCTGATATCATTCCGGCAACTCTTGCATCTGAAGCCAGCCTTGCCAATTCATCACATGAAATGCTTGGTGAACGGTGATCGGATAAAGCTATTTTCACACCTATAATTTCATCAATGAAAGCAATGTCCTTTTTTATTGAACTTGTAATCGTAGTAGAAGGATATCCGTATGAACCTGTTAATGCATAAACTGATATTCCCTCTTCCTTTAATGATTTAGCCTTTGCTACTAAATTTTCAACGTTTCGAGTTATAGAATCAGTACCTAGAAGACCTACTACTGTAGTGGTACCACATTCTATCAGCTTTGACAATGTGATTTCCGGAACACGTGTTTTAAAACTTCCTTCTCCGCCGCCACCTGTTATATGAACATGGTTATCTACAAATCCAGGTATGAGTTTATTCCCTGTACCATCAATTACCTTTAACTTTTCATTAAATTTAGGTATGCTGTCTTCTATCAGTACAATTTTATCATTGATAATTAAAACGTCTTTTACCCCAATGCTTTTTGGTGTATACATATCAATATTTTTTATTAATATCATAATTTATTCGTCCTTAGTAATTTTTTTCTTTGATGGGTCTATATATGCAATACCGATTCCCGTGAATGCCAAAATTATGGCAAATACAATTCCCATATAGCACATTACCGCCCAAGGCAGATATTCAAGAGTGTCAACACCCAATGTGGCAGTCATATACGCACCTGCTGCCGACCACGGAACAAGAGGAACCAATACTGTACCTGAATCTTCCAAAGTTCTTGATAAATTCTTTGCCTGCAGGTTATACTTTTCATACACTGAGCTAAATAACTGCCCCGGAAGCAAAATAGATAAATAGGAATTACCTGTAACAAATGCAACGGTAAAACAAGAAGCAATTGTTGAAACTATAATTCCAGATGTAGACTTCACCTTTTTTGTGATTGTTTCAAGAACTACATCCAACATACCTGTTACACTCATAATTCCTGCAAAACCCATAGCACAAAAAACCAATATTGTGGTTCCTGCCATGGATACTGAACCGCCTCTGTTTATTAATGTTAACACATCCTTTGTTACTTCTCCCTCATATCCTGTCATTGTAACATTAAACCCGCTAATAAGCGATATAAATCCATTCTTTAAAGTAAAACCCTGCATAATGATACCT
Above is a window of Sedimentibacter sp. MB35-C1 DNA encoding:
- the rnc gene encoding ribonuclease III, giving the protein MIIDIKELKEFENIINYKFDNIDILEKSLTHSSYSNEDKSYNKVNNERLEFLGDAVLSITVSRFIFDKFPDYPEGELTKLRSQVVCEDTLSLVAAELNVGKYLLLGRGEESSGGRERKSILADAVEAIIAAIYIDGGYRKAETFVLANLTKYIQLAVKGKIVTDFKSYLQEYYQSHTQSCKIRYVVTKEEGPDHEKMFHVNVLVNKTVVGKGAGKSKKLAEQDAAKNALKADGQLDE
- the smc gene encoding chromosome segregation protein SMC, yielding MYLKKVYINGFKSFAEKTEIIVEKGITAVVGPNGSGKSNISDAVKWVLGEQSAKSLRGGKMDDIIFAGTEKRLPLGYAEVNLIFDNESGDIPLEYKEVSIKRKLYKTGESEYYINKQQCRLKDVKELFMDTGIGSEGYSFIGQGRVEDILSPNSDTRRKVFEEASGIVKYKTRKEESERKLAKTSDNLDRVEDIVHELEERILPLSEQSIKARKYIELKESLKQFELNYLAHEFEKHSEQLKGLQNQRSIAIEQKINMQKKRDALQEQIAKQKELITEMQSEIKALESSKDSKSKEYDDCQSLCRVHKEKKLLYESNIDNVKTEISEIEKRSSELSENSAKLAEEKKLLEDSLHNDMEKFNSMNEEIQSYKNEIDKIIQSIEKQKTELFELHKEINGLNSRRSTIESFILNDNERIENFLSEISSEEDEKQGMLETIRLTESEQSKISEEISEKKLMLENAEKNLGESETDKEKLASDISKINENISSYKSKMNVLSNMESYYDGYYKSIKTVMNNKKKVPVLSSVLGTVADIIKTEKRFETAVEVALGSSIQNIIVNTGKEAEDIIEYLKKNKIGRVTFLPINNLQQRSLNKSEREILEDDHVINTGDMLVKTEAKFQPVIKHLLGRILIVDNLNNGFKISKRMGNSIKIVTLQGDVINAGGSVTGGHISNNQNFLGRKREIEECRQMIVKESSLLKENISEHDRLLADIKRLNVSISEIKGDISDKNNSLRMNISKIEMLREQAGKTTAAIKRYSEEMKYIEEEKEKYENDLRDITRQTESLKVLVKEKESSIEQTVTLNDANKTKYEEYNDIILKQRDSVTGITQEIKLKEEKINNIEAEIIRNKESRFTKEENLKNILNEINSAESAVQEYSQKADGLSKEISVLSENFTKKKESLERLQNEIYEYQNKINDANKAITDILDDENKMNVRIERETSKTEEITAKLWEDYELNYAMALKYKDDSISQTKIYSEVNSLKRSIKNLGNVNLDSIEEYEEVKERYDFLKSQQKDLSDAKEQLNQVIKELENQMRDRFAEEFANIRIKFNDVFKKLFNGGNGDVYLEDEADALNSNIEIAVQPPGKKLSKISLLSGGEKSLTAIALLFAILKTKPTPFCVLDEIEAALDDANINRFAQYLKEFSEGTQFIVITHRKGTMECADTLYGATMEEKGVTKLVSMKLSDAVYE
- a CDS encoding elongator complex protein 3, encoding MSNKMKIIPVFVPHIGCPNDCVFCNQKRITGMGTVSANAEYVRSIVEEYRKTIDEHTYTELAFFGGSFTAIDLRVQEELLKVGKHYKDLGVVKSIRCSTRPDAITPDILELQKKYGMDIIELGIQSLDDEVLKLSNRGHTSEDSVKASALIKEYGFVLGHQIMPGLPGSSSDKDKRTGVDSIAMKPDMVRIYPTLTIKDTALLDMYREGIYKPLTVKEAVEISAYLYSNYSVNNIDVIRIGLQNTDSINEGEDVVAGPFHPAFRQLVEEQLYLSSIIPILEGCNLNGKDITVAANKKLVSSIAGQKKANIRILKERYGISSVRFKNSEDDNLIEIYADKRKLGSFEKKDIFKNYLAHRG
- the acpP gene encoding acyl carrier protein produces the protein MFEKIRNIVAEKVGVDPEEIAMDTSFADDLEADSITLFELVMALEDEFDIEIDDESIEKITTVGDIVNYLEENIDMQEH